A genomic window from Klebsiella quasipneumoniae subsp. quasipneumoniae includes:
- a CDS encoding zinc ribbon domain-containing protein YjdM: protein MQLPHCPKCDSTYTYEDNGMYICPECAHEWNPAEATEENDVLIVKDANGNLLADGDSVTVVKDLKVKGSSSMLKIGTKVKNIRLVEGDHNIDCKIDGFGPMKLKSEFVKKN from the coding sequence CAACTGCCACACTGCCCAAAATGCGATTCGACTTACACTTATGAAGACAACGGCATGTACATCTGCCCGGAATGCGCCCATGAGTGGAACCCTGCCGAAGCCACGGAAGAAAACGACGTTCTGATCGTTAAAGATGCCAATGGCAATTTACTGGCCGATGGCGACAGCGTCACGGTAGTGAAAGATCTGAAGGTTAAAGGCAGCTCTTCGATGCTGAAAATCGGCACCAAAGTGAAGAATATCCGTCTGGTCGAAGGCGATCACAATATTGACTGCAAAATTGACGGTTTTGGCCCGATGAAGCTGAAATCTGAATTCGTCAAAAAGAACTGA